Part of the Falco cherrug isolate bFalChe1 chromosome 1, bFalChe1.pri, whole genome shotgun sequence genome, TAACCGTATCTCTGAGACAGAAATTCCCTCATGTCACACATGGCAAAACGGCAGGGATAGAAGACTTGCTCAAACAGGGCAGGGAGCATTTGCCTCTGTGACCTGTGCTTTACCCGCTCAACTGCCCTTATCACAGGCAGCACATTTGTTTTGGAAGGCAGGGTTAAAAAATTAGTGCAATTCATCAggagggtggcagcagcagaaaatgggAGCAGAGCACTTTAAGAGAGCCCTGGGAAGCTGTAACCTGAAGCCTGCcgaaggctgggctgggggaagcagcaaaaagcagatGTGGCTGCACCAAGCCCACACTGTCCCCGACTCGAAGCCACCGGGAGCCAGCGCCGGCAGCACCCAGAAGAGCCCGAGGTAAGGGGCAGCTCGCCCTGGCCCCCAGCCTGCGGCGAGGGGAgcggtgggcaggggctggggagctctAGGAGGACCTGGGAAATGGGCAGAACAGTTCTGCAGGTGTTCAAGGGTGCAATTCCCACCAAATGAGAGATCTCACCATGGGTAGGAAGCCACCAGCATCCTTGGGCACCTCTTTGCCTCCGGGGCTGAGCAGCGCTtgggaactggggtggttttcTGCCCTTCTAGGGTCTGTGCTGCAGATGGGAACATGCCTTTTTTTGCGACAGTAACAATTTTGGTGATATCAGATCCTCTAGAGCTAGTGGTTGCAAGATGCTTCAGAGGGAGTTAGTGCCATGGGGTGAAGTGATCACAGTGAGCAGTCTGAACTTGTGGGTGATGTTTCACAGCACCCCTAAAATCAGAAGTGTTTATAAATGATGTGAGACTTGTACTGCTATCGATGGAAAGCACAATACTTCCTTTGCACCTGGCGGCCTTCTCAAACAGACAACTCCCAGACACAAAGTTCCTTCTCAGCTCATTTCTCacaattttcttccttactGTAACATCACATGCTGCATGCTGTTGCTCCTCTTCTCTTTAAAGGCAGCCACAGATTTTAATATCATGCCTGAAACCATCCCACCTCTGCTCCAACCAAATTCTTTTCCCTGCATTTCTGGCTGTGCGCTAAGAGACATGCAAATAGAATCCAGATGTTCAGGCCAATTCAAACGCAAAAAGCTTTGTCTTTCTAAAATGGAAATTGCTTTTTGGCAAAATTTGAGAAATACGAAGCTGGTGACAGTACTGGCAAAAACAATACAAATCTGCAAAACCAATCTCCGCTCTCATGCTCCCGGGAGCTCAGTGTAGTTGGAAGCAGAGGTTGCgttgagactttttttttcttcttctttttttttttttttttttttttccagagaaaaggTTATGCTCCATGGAAAACCTTCATCCCTAAACTAGACTGGGCCAAACCTCTTCTGCTCAGCATGCAAGAGTACTGCTTGGTGCAGGCATCCTCACAAAGTCCTTGCCAAGACCTTTTTAACTTAGATTCATGCAGGGCTTCTCTCATCTCTCAGCATGCTGCCTATTTGTTATAAACTTCTGCAATGATATGAGCAATCCCAACATTATATCCACTATTGTGCCACCAAATACATTGGTTTGTTCCAGTATAGTAAATCTTCTTGATACGCATCTTCTGCACCAGAATACCTCATCTACTCAGCAGCTAGGATAGCAGCAGGTCACAAGATGCAAGGGCTCAGGAAAAAGAGAGTACCACTGCTGTGTTACACCATCTAAACATAGATGAAAAAACCTCCACTATGACAcctttttctccaaagcagaaCTACCTCCAGAAGAAAAGGGTTTTGGCAGTAAAGGGAAACAGGGAACTCCCTTTCACTGAAGTAAAACCTCTGCCTGAAAAGACTAGGTCCTGAACTGGGGCTGTTGTAGCCACGTGGCTTTAGGTTGTATTTCTACCAGCAGGCATGTTTTCTTTATAGCTGAAGATAATCTGAAACACAtgttctttctcctgttttacTGGATGCCTGGATCACAGGGGTTAGTTAAATACAGCCCTCTTCCTTTAATTTCTGGGAATCTACATAAACATTGCTTCAGACCAGCCTCAGTGGCGTCTGTTCTCGGGGGCATGACACTTCTGCAGTAGCTCTGGTTTACCCACAGTGAAACCCTCAGTTGCGCACTGCCCTTTGGACCAGACAGATGTGTCTGGAAGGGCCACATATTCCAAGGCTGCAGCAATTAAAAGTGGATTCCACAGAAGGAGCAACTTTGGGGAGTTTGGTACTTTTCTCCCACCTCCATTGGGAGGTGACTAAGCCAAGCTCTGTCTTTCACTTCTTCTCTAGATCTGGTGCAGCGTTAGGTATTTACTCCTAGCTTCTTTCCTTACTGTCTTTTAAGAAAGCTCTTCTACTTTCACTTTGTCAAATTGCAAGTAAGCAGTAGAGGACACATATAGGCTGTACGGCATTCCAAGCACATGCAGACACAAGAAACATCATAAACTACTGTGCAAGGCAGGTAACTTGTATAGCAGAGCAGTAAGCAGTTTTGTCTTCCACCCCATTCAACAAAATGGAtttgctaccttttttaaatgaagtattGAGTTTTTTAAAGTCTAAAACTCAGAAAGTATTATTTAGTGCTTTTCTGGACCTTGGCACTCTGTCACTGCTAGCACCACCGTGGTTTGGGCCACACGCATCTTATTTTGCACTCAGGCAAACCCAGACATATGCTTGCCTAATTTTGAAATCACTGGGGCCAGCCTGGCTGAATACTTCCAACTACAGAAGAATAAAAGCCAGCTGAGATCAGGTGTTTCACAATTGGGAAGgacaagcagcagcatgtgTCATCGCAGTTCCCGTTACAACCAGTTACGGCAAATAGTAGTGGTAGAGATGCATTTGCTTGATCACTCAAACTACCTTTGTTATATTCTTACTCTGTAGGTTCAGGCATGCAGATTCCAgtggctttcctttttttgggtCTCTTAACTGTCCCAAGCAGATCCCAGAACTCAGCTACTGAGCAGGTGAGTAGAAGACAACATGCAGAAAGCGAGGGAGAGATACCTGGAGCAGGTAATTTAAGTTTAGAGAACCTTACAGAAGGATTAAGCTCTACCCTCCTGAGTTACTAGGATTTTATTTAGCAACATAATGAGATTAACTCCTGCTTTACCTAGATAAAACCACAGTAGTTACATCAGGGGATGACCGTGAGGCAGAAATAGTGGATTCCAATCTGAGTGCTGCCTCCGGCTTTACTGGGACAATTTAAAGTAACCATTCCTATGTAAGATTAAGCCAGTGTTTCTGTAAATCATAGGAGAGTATCTGCAGATTGCTTGCCTTTGAAACATTTATCACAACTGCACCTGCCCTTGTAAACTGCAAGTCTAACCAAAGCACTCCCTGTACCTGCTAGAACTCTGCCACTGCTGATGGAGCTAATGCTggtgaagaagaggaagatcCATTCTACAAGAGCCCTATAAACAAGCTAGCAGCCGCAGTCTCCAACTTCGGCTATGACCTGTACCGCCAGCAATCTAGCCGGACAGCCACTGCCAACGTGCTACTGTCTCCATTCAGCCTAGCTACTGCACTTTCTGGTCTCTCGCTTGGTGAGTTCTTGCCCCTTTCCACCACGTGCTGTTTGGCTTGACAGGCCTTCCCTCATACTGTTGTCCTTGTTGCCGGCAGGAGCTGGAGAACGAACAGAGGATGTGATTTCTCGTGCTCTCTTCTATGATCTGCTTAACAAAGCTGAGGTTCACAACACTTACAAGGACCTACTGAGCAGCGTGGTTGGACCAGAGAAGAGCATGAAAAGTGCCTCCCGTATCATCTTGGAGAAAAGTAAAAGTCCTTCTTCCCCTCTATCAAGTTTTACCTAAATAACTAGTAGCAGGTAGAACACACTGAGCAACACTGCACTAACGGCTTTGGCTCTGATGTACTGTTGAGCCAGGATGCAGACAGTGCACAGAACACTGTTGCTGCTCCAGAAAAAGCCTGGAAAGTTTGTGTGCACATTAATAAAAGACCAGACTAATGCACACAGAGACACTGGTGACAGACCAGCTAATGTGTGGAAGACCTAGAAGAAACTCAGAGaattttgcctttgcttttctggcaGGTGCTGCTAACTTCCAGGAACCACAAATCCCATTTCTATTTGTGACAGCATTCAGCCATATTCCTTTGTTTAATTCCTTGCAGAACTATTTGAAATGTCTGCTTTTGGCGTGGAATAAACAGCTGCTGAGAAAGCTAAGAGCTATCTTTTGGAACCTGCTGGTTCCAAGAATCTGATAGGTTAAGTAAGCTGTACTCATAAAGCAagctggagaaagaagaaagactgATGTAGGAATAGCTGTGTCCAAGCCTTCTGTTTTTATCTCCTTTTGTTACTTTTCAGGAGAGAGTTAGCCCATACTCCCCCATGGGTGGCTATAGAATTTGGATCAGTTTCCTCAATGTGCCTTCAAGTCATTCTTCTTCAAAGCAGGTTTTTCTGTATATATGCAGCCAAAGACATGTTATGAgaactgctgctgtgctttcgATTGCAGTCTGCTGCCTTGAGATTGTTTTGATAAGGGAACTAGCTGCAATATCAATGTTTTCGTTCCCCAGGACTGAGAGTGAAGCCTGGTTTTCACAGCCAGCTAGAGAAGTTCTACAAGATGCGTCCGAGGGCACTAAGTGGCAATACCCAGCTAGACCTCCAAGAAATCAACAGCTGGGTACGACAACAGACAAAAGGAAGGATTATGCGGTTTATGAAGGACATGCCCACAGATGTCAGTATTCTCCTTGCTGGGGCTGCTTACTTCAAGGGTAAGAATGTTGTGTGCTTGGTTGCAGAGATGGTCTACTAAGCATGTGTTAGAAGCGATGAAGGAACACTCTCACTTCCAGCGCAAACAGACTGCCAAAGAGAGAGAGTGTAAGATGACAGTGTTTGAGACTGTTtggcaatgaagaaaaaatgcacGCTACCTGGACAGAAATAGTCTTCAAGGGGGGAATTACTACTCTTGGGAAGCTGAATGTTGACCTGTTTGCAGTAAGAGACCAGAGAAGAAAGTTTAAGCTCACAAAACTCCACggcaaaagaaagaatattacCATTTAGGGAAGGCACAACTTAAAGTGTGTACTGAGCCTTTTTACCACCATAGAGGGAATGGAGGAAAATACTAGAGAGCTGTTCTAGAACATGCTGTAAGCCAGTGTCCTGCAGAATTATTGCTTAGAgacaaagagcaaaataaagGGCGGGGAGAGAAGCACTTTATATGCATTGACACAATTGTTACcctttaaaatagttttgtaaTTACATAAGTAGACATCAACTTCCCAATAGCTACTCCACCCATACActggcttgatttttttatttcccattgaGCCAATTCTCAGATGAAAAGAAGAGGCCAAAGGGCGGCAGTAAATCAGTAGCTCCAATCAGTCTATTTCCATCCCTATCATCATTCGATTGCCTCAACTCTTAAAATGCAAACACTATATATAAAGCACGAGATTACTCAGCCACAGACACAAGCCTGCTTTCATATGCTAATATTCCAGAAAATCCtccattttatcttttaaaaaatagggaCATGGAAAACCAAGTTTGACACCAAGAAGACTGCCCTGAAGGAATTCCATCTGGATGAGGACAGAACTGTGAAGGTGTCCATGATGTCAGACCCCAAAGCCATACTGCGATATGGTTTTGACTCAGAACTCAACTGCAAGGTCAGAGAGCAAATACTGCACAAGATCTCCTAAACCTACTGAGGAACAGGGTCAGCTACACTTATCTGCTAACCCATTCCAGAAGACAGCCTTGCTCCCATCGGGCTAGTTTTGCAATCCCTAGTTTGAAAGGCAGTATGTTGATTGTTAGAATATCCTGCTTCTACATTGGCTATGTGACAATCAGTCCAGAATTTAAATAATGCACAAATCCTACTAGCCTGTATTGCGTGACCTAAAGTTGAGCAAGAAGGGCAGGGCACACCCCTCAAAACTTTTCCATCTCTACCTCTTCCAATAAATCTTTCACCGTAGCATGAGCTCAAAGGAGTTCCAGATGAGAATCCCCCAAAGCAATACTGTAGTTCATTACAGGATTCAACAGGTGAGAGAGCACTTGCGGTGTAATAGAAAGGGAGCAGCATGGGTTGATGAAAGCCTGCGTGCCTGAGGGGTCAGGAGGAATCGTGTCCAATAAAAGCAAACAGGGAAGATGACCAAACGTTAACTGGAAAGACCAGGCAGTCAAGACTCAGGCCTGTGCCTGGTATGGGATGGGTAAAACTGTTTATTATTGATGTGACTCTCTCTTATTTATAACTGGCCTTCCAGATTGCACAGCTGCCACTGACAGAGGGAATCAGTGCCATGTTCTTCCTGCCTACGAAGGTGACCCAGAATATGACTCTGATAGAAGAAAGCCTTACTTCTGAGTTTGTCCATGATGTAGACAAGGAGCTGAAGACAGTCCATGCTGTGCTAAGCTTGCCCAAATTAAAGCTGAACTATGAAGAGGCACTCGGCAGCACAGTGAAGGAGACAAGTATGTACATCCCACCCCCTCTACAGACTGCCAGGGCTCCAAGCAGTGGGCAAGTTGCTTCCTGCTCTCAGAAGTGTATGAAGCTGGTGGGTTATTAGTTAAGTCCTGCTGTCAGCTTGTAGAGATTTCACCAGCAACTAAATCACCTTGGTGCAGGACCCCTCAACTTTTTATCACATCTTTCCACTAAGCTCTTACAATGTTTCTGAGGTTGAAAGGGAGAAGCTGAGTACAAACAGATAGAAGCTGCTTCTCCCTTTTATCCCCAATAAACTCTAGTACAGCAGCTACGTGCCCTCCTGGATCACAGCATCAGCAGTACTGCTCTCCCACCTGCAAGCTATGGTTTTAGCTAATggaattttctctttcctccaggGCTCCAGTCACTTTTCACATCACCTGATTTTACCCAGATTTCTGCCAAACCTGTTAAGCTATCTCACATACAACACAAGGCAATTTTGGAGCTTactgaagatggggaaaaatCCACACCAAATCCTGGGGTGAATGCCGCTCGTCTGACCTTCCCCATTGAATATCATGTGGACAGACCTTTCCTTCTTGTACTGCGAGATGATACCACTGGAACCCTCCTCTTTATTGGCAAGATCCTGGACCCCAGGAGTGTTTAGATCCCTTCACAATAATCTGCAATGGTGGGGCCCAAATGGAAAGGGTGGTTTTGGGAGGGGTActggctccctgctctgctgcacaaAGACACAACTTGCAAATCATATGCCTTCATGCTGCAATAAAAGAGCTTTTGCTATTAATCTCAGCAAGCGCCAGTATTCTCCCTTGAAAGACTGTCTGCCTGCATCATATGACTTCACATTCCCATTTCCCCAAGATTGGCCACAATGAAGTTCTGTGTCCTATACACAAGCATTATCTGGTGTATACTGCATTTTCCCCTATCCTGTCTTCTAACCTGATACCAGTTGTTTATAGTGAATTCCTCATCACTGACAGGTCTGCGCTGGTAGCCCTCCAAGTTCTGCAGTGCCTCTTCTCCTAGCTTCTAAGTTTGCACTTCCCAACCTGCTGCCTCATCCATTTCAACCGTTTACATTTCacactgcagagaagaaaagtgcTTTATAGCATTAGAAGTAAAAGGCAGCGTGGTCTGGATGACTGCATGTTCGTAATCATCAGGGTGCCACACATGAAAGATTCACATACCTAGAAACACACGCATACAAGCACCTCTCAAACATTTGCTTCAAACCCACATGCAGAAGTTATGCAATAGCCTCTATTCCCACCATACCACACACAGACCCCTCATGTTAAATTGGTCATTTTATTTACAACAGTCTCACTAAAGagcatttcagatttcattcAAGTTGTTGCTACACATGATTTTCCAGCTTGTACTACATGGCTGCCTTACCACATGACACTTAGCTTTGATGAAAGATCACATTGCAGCTTCCTTTGACAGGGAAATTAAGTCCTCTGAAGGATGCTTCTGGGAAGCTCTGACAGACAGGTCTTCATCTCTTGTAGTTCCTGGATCTGAGCACTCTGAGGACCACAGTGCACTGACAAAATCTCCTCTGCTCTTTGAATCGTGCTTAGAGCTTCAGAAACTGCAAATCTGAAATAGGAAGAGAATAAGAACAGATGATACAAAATACTTAATTCAGCTCCTTGACTTACACAACCTTTACCTCCTCCCCAACAAAAACCTAAACCTGTTCATGGGTATAGATCCTACCTTCCACTGCCTTTCAGCACCAGGCAAATAGTGTGCACTTCGGCCGCAAAGGGAGGATgatgaggggagaaaaagtaaGGAGAGGGACAAAAACTTGAAATGTTATCTTTGAGTACAGGTACCCACTACAtcctcactgcagctcctgctaAAATTCTTCAGTCAAAGGGAGGTGTTGTGAGaagattttcagaagcagtCAGGGGATTTGCTTACcaaaacagagcaagaggaTCTTATTTCCCCCTTCAAAAAGATGTCAACAACATTATACAACTGAGATATAAACACcaaaggtgtttaaaaaaaggtgtcaaaataaaacaataagaCAGGGAATAAATGGagccagggagaagaaaagaatagaTAGGCATAAAACTGAGAAATGGGTCCAAAATGAGTCCTGAGGTAGAAGTGAACCCCAATGGGATTAACGAGCCTGCACTTGAGTGATGGCCAACTTTTGTATCCGTGCCAGACCGCCCAGGGTCCTGCAAGACACCTGCAAGGTGCCAAGGGCCACCTTGTCAGACACAGGAGTGGTGCAGGGAAGGGACAgagaatgaaagcaaatttaCCCATTGAAAAGAATTTGTGCCAGCTTGAAAAGTTCATGACCTATTTCTACACTTGATGGCCCATGATGCATTTCCACAATCCGAATACTCCTCTCCAGGTGCCTGGCTGCTTCCTGCCACTTccctgagggaaaaaaaccaaaacaaaacaaaaaatgagtcATGAATACTTTCTAGAGCTACTGCCACAGGAAAAACCTGACAGTGTCATGCAAAATGTAATGAACTATGTGTCCACAGAATTCTTGGGAGGCTGCTGACCAGGACAGGGAATGTAGAAGAACATGAGATCACATTACTGTTCACTGGCTGCCGGGAATGCAGTTTTGGCTAAAGCAGTCTTTCTGAGAGTCCTGCCATCAAAACTAGAGAAATGCAGTAGGAGAGAAGTGAAAGGGCTAGCCAGAGAAAAGGCTAGTCATGTTGAATTCAAAGCTCAGAAGACTAAAGATAATGAGAAGACAACGTCATACCAAGAGTAGCATAGACCTGTGCCAGATGATCCTCCATCTCTCCCATCAGCAAATGCTCTGAAGACAGGAAATTTCCAGCATCCATCTGACATTTCAGGAGTGTTTTGATAGCCTGATCTGTAACAAAAGAGGGTGTCAAATTCATCCTACTATCCAGTCTCCAGCTTTCCATGATCCATGAAATAACATCAGTCCAATCTCATCTTTGCATCTTACACAGCCAGATTTGGTTAGGATTCAACATTGACTTCATCTGCAACCCTGCTTATTCTAACGCAGTGCTGGCCCAACtcactccaggaaagcaaggcCTGGGAATGTGTAACTCCAATGTTACCCTGAGTTCTTTAAGTTACTATGGAACAATGTGTGACTTAGATTAATACCCGGATCAGGGGCATAAAAAACAGTAAAGCTCAAGTCCCCAGGGACACCAGGCTGCATGCCAAAAGACCCCAACTGCATAAGCAACAGTGCCATCTCATGGCTAGAACTACGTCGCCCGATGCACACTCAT contains:
- the SERPINF1 gene encoding pigment epithelium-derived factor, which codes for MQIPVAFLFLGLLTVPSRSQNSATEQNSATADGANAGEEEEDPFYKSPINKLAAAVSNFGYDLYRQQSSRTATANVLLSPFSLATALSGLSLGAGERTEDVISRALFYDLLNKAEVHNTYKDLLSSVVGPEKSMKSASRIILEKRLRVKPGFHSQLEKFYKMRPRALSGNTQLDLQEINSWVRQQTKGRIMRFMKDMPTDVSILLAGAAYFKGTWKTKFDTKKTALKEFHLDEDRTVKVSMMSDPKAILRYGFDSELNCKIAQLPLTEGISAMFFLPTKVTQNMTLIEESLTSEFVHDVDKELKTVHAVLSLPKLKLNYEEALGSTVKETRLQSLFTSPDFTQISAKPVKLSHIQHKAILELTEDGEKSTPNPGVNAARLTFPIEYHVDRPFLLVLRDDTTGTLLFIGKILDPRSV